From one Lolium rigidum isolate FL_2022 chromosome 4, APGP_CSIRO_Lrig_0.1, whole genome shotgun sequence genomic stretch:
- the LOC124647609 gene encoding uncharacterized protein LOC124647609 codes for MMHFTLGGGATGKSKAAHARSASEPCPCQCHHVHSRLDAGIRSLGAWLASATCSGVNDGPSGLARVDAVLAVLGEFLALPQAAAALREDAAAYDRILDGSLALADAYGSFEPALLALKQSAAELRAGVRRGDGEMVAASLRAHKRAEKELCHLAAEIGHTSRHAFPSPADGEVIGVVAEVAAATASASEAIFLRCAAMSPDVSAVAHTVSSNAWLTRLRVVPAAKKAVPLPLPETATVAAALEGLERHIGELESWSEKVFRSLLRTRVSLLNIHNTL; via the coding sequence ATGATGCACTTCACACTCGGAGGCGGCGCCACGGGGAAGAGCAAGGCCGCGCACGCCCGGTCGGCGAGCGAGCCGTGCCCCTGCCAGTGCCACCACGTGCACAGTCGCCTCGACGCCGGCATCCGCTCGCTAGGGGCATGGTTGGCTTCCGCCACGTGCTCCGGTGTCAATGACGGGCCTTCGGGGCTCGCGCGCGTCGACGCCGTGCTGgccgtgctcggcgagttcctcgCGCTGCCGCAGGCCGCGGCGGCCCTCCGCGAAGACGCGGCTGCCTACGACCGGATCCTCGACGGGTCCCTCGCGCTGGCCGACGCGTACGGCTCGTTCGAGCCGGCGCTGCTCGCGCTCAAGCAGAGCGCCGCGGAGCTCCGTGCGGGCGTCCGGCGCGGGGACGGCGAGATGGTCGCCGCGTCGCTACGGGCACACAAGCGCGCGGAGAAGGAGCTGTGCCACCTCGCCGCCGAGATAGGGCACACCTCGAGGCACGCCTTTCCGTCGCCGGCTGACGGTGAGGTGATCGGCGtggtggcggaggtggcggcggccacaGCGTCAGCGTCGGAGGCCATCTTCTTGAGGTGCGCGGCGATGTCCCCGGACGTATCGGCAGTAGCCCACACGGTGTCATCGAACGCGTGGCTGACGAGACTGCGAGTGGTGCCGGCGGCCAAGAAGGCAGTGCCACTGCCACTGCCAGAGACGGCGACGGTGGCCGCGGCGTTGGAAGGGCTGGAGAGACACATTGGTGAGCTCGAGAgctggagcgagaaggtgtttagAAGTCTGTTGCGTACGAGAGTTTCACTCCTTAACATCCATAATACCTTGTAG